A single genomic interval of Caretta caretta isolate rCarCar2 chromosome 23, rCarCar1.hap1, whole genome shotgun sequence harbors:
- the LOC125627952 gene encoding uncharacterized protein LOC125627952 produces MDVEALYTNIPHKDGLQAVKNTIPDNVMANLVAELCDFVLTHNYFTFGDNVYLQISSTAMGTRMAPQYANIFMADLEQCFLSSCPLTPLLYLRYIDDIFIIWTHGTEALEEFHHDFNNFHPTINFSLVQSIQEIHFLDTTVLINDGHINTTLYQKPTDRYSYLHASSFHPDHTTRSIVYSQALRYNRICSNPSDRDKHLQDLYQAFLQLQYPPAEVKKQIDRARRVPRSHLKQDRPNKENNRTPLAVTFSPQLKPLQRIIRDLQPTLKDDPTLSQILGDRPVLAYRQPPNLKQILTSNHIPHNRTTNPGTYPCNKACCQLCPRIYSGDTIAGPNNISHTIRGSFTCTSTNVIYAIMCQQCPSAMYIGQIGQSLRKRINGHKSDVKNYNIHKPVGEHFNLSGHAITDMKVAILQQKNFKSRLQRETVELEFICKLDTINLGLNRDWEWLSHYARANLYCTAREPDLEKGSPEADSVGL; encoded by the exons atggatgtagaagccctctacaccaacattccacacaaagatggactacaagccgtcaagaacactatccccgataatgtcatggctaacctggtggctgaactttgtgactttgtccttacccataactattttacatttggggacaatgtataccttcagatcagcagcactgccatgggtacccgcatggccccacagtatgccaacatttttatggctgacttagaacaatgcttcctcagctcttgtcccctaacgcccctactctacttgcgctatattgatgacatcttcatcatctggacccatggaacagaagcccttgaggaattccaccatgatttcaacaatttccatcccaccatcaacttcagcctggtccagtccatacaagagatccacttcctggacactacagtgctaataaacgatggtcacataaacaccaccctataccagaaacctactgaccgctattcctacctacatgcctccagctttcaccctgaccacactacacgatccatcgtctacagccaagctctgcgatataaccgcatttgctccaacccctcagacagagacaaacacctacaagatctctatcaagcattcttacaactacaatacccacctgcggaagtgaagaaacagattgatagagccagaagagttcccagaagtcacctaaaacaggacaggcctaacaaagaaaataacagaacgccactagctgtcaccttcagcccccaactaaaacccctccaacgtattattagggatctacaacctaccctgaaggatgacccaacactctcacaaatcttgggagacaggccagtccttgcctacagacagccccccaacctgaagcaaatactcaccagcaaccacataccacacaacagaaccactaacccaggaacctatccttgcaacaaagcctgttgccaactgtgcccacgtatctattcaggggacaccatcgcagggcctaataacatcagccacactatcagaggctcgttcacctgcacatccaccaatgtgatatatgccatcatgtgccagcaatgcccctctgccatgtacattggtcaaattggacagtctctacgtaaaagaataaatggacacaaatcagatgtcaagaattataacattcataaaccagtcggagaacacttcaatctctctggtcacgcgattacagacatgaaagttgctatattacaacaaaaaaacttcaaatccagactccagcgagaaactgttgaattggaattcatttgcaaattggatacaattaacttgggcttgaatagagactgggagtggctaagtcattatgcaag agCTAACCTGTATTGCACTGCTAGGGAACCTGACCTGGAAAAAGGTTCCCCAGAAGCAGACAGCGTCGGACTTTGA